From a region of the Paenibacillus lutimineralis genome:
- a CDS encoding sugar phosphate isomerase/epimerase family protein — protein sequence MPASEFTLTGFADEIDEDFVTQLQGLSSLNIRFIEIRGVNGKNISTLSPPEIREVQNRLEDYGIRVSSIGSPIGKITLQDDFGVHLDMAKRIFETAHTLNSPFVRIFSFYIPQGSDAALYRNEVMECMGAIMEAAKGSRLTILHENEKEIYGDIPERCLDLLETIGSPHFACAFDPANFVQCGSEAYPAAYEMLKPYIKYVHIKDALAEDGRNVPAGMGAGRIEEALQDLKASGYNGFLSLEPHLGSFTGLHELENLSLPDALEASGLHSFKLAHSSLLQILNRI from the coding sequence ATGCCAGCATCAGAATTTACTCTTACAGGTTTTGCAGATGAGATCGACGAGGATTTTGTGACACAGTTGCAAGGACTTAGCAGTCTTAATATTCGATTTATAGAGATCCGGGGCGTGAATGGCAAGAACATTTCCACACTGTCCCCACCCGAGATCCGAGAGGTTCAGAACAGACTAGAGGATTATGGGATCAGAGTATCTTCTATCGGCTCTCCTATTGGCAAAATAACGCTTCAGGACGACTTTGGCGTCCATTTGGATATGGCCAAGCGCATTTTTGAAACCGCTCATACCTTGAATAGTCCGTTCGTACGCATATTCAGCTTCTACATCCCACAAGGCAGCGATGCAGCCCTATACCGGAACGAAGTTATGGAGTGCATGGGCGCAATTATGGAGGCCGCTAAGGGTAGCAGATTAACGATCTTGCATGAGAACGAAAAAGAAATCTACGGTGATATCCCGGAACGCTGTCTCGATCTACTGGAGACAATTGGTTCCCCTCATTTTGCCTGTGCCTTCGACCCGGCCAACTTCGTGCAATGCGGCAGTGAAGCATATCCGGCAGCCTATGAGATGCTGAAGCCCTATATCAAATATGTGCATATCAAGGACGCTTTGGCCGAAGATGGACGAAATGTTCCCGCCGGCATGGGAGCTGGACGGATTGAAGAAGCGCTGCAGGATCTGAAGGCGAGCGGGTATAACGGTTTCCTGTCTTTGGAGCCTCATCTGGGCAGCTTCACTGGACTGCATGAACTGGAGAATTTATCATTGCCGGATGCGCTTGAGGCCAGCGGATTGCATAGCTTCAAGCTGGCGCATTCATCTCTACTGCAAATATTAAATCGCATCTAG